In Lewinellaceae bacterium, a single window of DNA contains:
- a CDS encoding transposase — protein sequence MLELTQLIQGLAPALETNVGILVEIIKGIYCISSGGVTMKNISRWTDKGASYRSIQRFFSCSMDWLSLNVLLFRTAYMESPCPMRYILALDETVKGKAGKHTFGVNWFYSSIAGRVIRSVSNHVISIVDTKKEKSFVLGHKQNVKPANKPEKKRKGKAKAGSKSKAKAGQSSGAKRKAGRPKGSKNKQNVKKQGLLYESFELLLGLALPLLEGIGLGIRYVVGDGAYGNKTCCLVAQQFGLCLISKLNRNTALYLPYQGPYSGKGRRKKYGDKIDYQDIPEQYLTQSITEGGIRTMVYQIKGVWTKQMPCLINVVVIVKINLVTQKAGRVVLFSTDLTLEASTIIRFYSLRFQIEFNFRDAKQYFGLADFKNVKEQQVDNAVGLSLFMDNVSLVLMEQAKTQWNEETVSIQDIKAYFRAEKYLHDILNTLEIGPNSIIIQQEFEDILKIGAINRTGATKMAG from the coding sequence ATGCTAGAACTAACCCAATTGATACAAGGGCTTGCCCCAGCTTTAGAAACGAATGTAGGCATATTGGTTGAAATAATCAAAGGCATTTATTGCATTAGCTCCGGAGGGGTTACGATGAAAAACATATCTCGGTGGACGGACAAAGGCGCCAGCTATCGAAGCATTCAGCGTTTTTTTTCCTGTTCCATGGATTGGTTATCCCTCAACGTGTTGTTATTTCGCACGGCCTATATGGAAAGCCCCTGCCCTATGCGCTACATTTTAGCCTTGGACGAGACGGTAAAAGGCAAGGCCGGCAAACATACCTTTGGCGTCAATTGGTTTTATAGTTCCATAGCCGGAAGGGTTATCCGTTCAGTTAGCAACCATGTCATTTCGATAGTAGACACTAAAAAGGAAAAGTCCTTTGTGTTAGGCCATAAGCAGAACGTCAAGCCGGCGAACAAGCCGGAAAAGAAAAGAAAGGGGAAAGCCAAAGCAGGCTCGAAAAGCAAAGCCAAGGCCGGCCAAAGCTCAGGCGCAAAACGCAAGGCCGGCCGGCCCAAAGGGAGCAAGAATAAGCAAAATGTAAAGAAACAAGGCTTGCTGTATGAGAGTTTTGAGTTGCTCTTAGGCCTGGCCCTGCCCCTCTTAGAAGGCATTGGCTTAGGCATCCGGTATGTAGTGGGCGACGGGGCTTATGGCAATAAAACTTGCTGCCTGGTTGCCCAGCAGTTTGGGTTATGCCTGATTTCAAAACTAAACCGCAATACGGCTTTATACCTTCCTTATCAGGGGCCGTATTCGGGCAAAGGCCGACGCAAGAAGTACGGCGACAAAATAGATTATCAGGATATCCCGGAGCAATATTTAACCCAGAGCATTACAGAAGGCGGCATCAGGACCATGGTTTATCAGATAAAGGGCGTATGGACTAAACAGATGCCTTGCTTGATCAATGTAGTTGTCATTGTTAAAATAAACCTCGTAACGCAAAAGGCAGGAAGGGTTGTGCTGTTTTCTACTGATTTAACCTTGGAGGCTTCAACCATTATCCGGTTTTATTCTTTGAGGTTCCAGATAGAATTCAACTTTAGGGACGCCAAGCAATATTTTGGCTTGGCTGATTTTAAGAATGTCAAGGAACAGCAAGTCGACAATGCAGTTGGGTTATCCCTGTTTATGGACAACGTGTCCCTAGTATTAATGGAACAAGCCAAAACGCAGTGGAATGAAGAAACGGTGAGTATTCAGGACATCAAAGCTTATTTTAGGGCGGAAAAATACCTCCATGACATTTTAAATACCCTCGAAATCGGTCCCAACTCAATTATAATTCAGCAAGAATTTGAGGATATTTTGAAAATCGGAGCTATAAACCGGACGGGGGCAACAAAAATGGCCGGCTAA
- a CDS encoding VCBS repeat-containing protein, which yields MTKFYALFPLFLALAFPSFGQLSFSNGNGLLSNSGFHSGVAIAVVDMNGDGLDDIVRLSQGRALEIEFQQAAGVPFLNYTFGSLSGQSQWSMCVADVDNDGYNDVLAGGRYDEVKLVRAMENGTAYEMSTLPGPGLFVQGSNLADINNDGWIDYFACHDDGESRIWRNDSTGNFLPADEWIDMATVPASDNSGNYGSIWTDFDLDGDLDLYIAKCRQGVNNPSDPRRINALYLNTGENNFVEAADSFNLKIGAQSWTADFQDIDNDGDYDCFITNHDVPSMLLENDGAGHFTDITDGSGINIAGLPIQGVMRDFDNDGFVDLLVAGTRQHLFLNNGDKTFTEAQGVFDNNQMESFAIGDLNHDGFLDVYGGYAQVYTTPSNIDDVVWLNDAASGNHFIAVSLIGVECNRNGIGARIEAYGPWGIQAREVRAGESYGIMNSMTQHFGLGAYEMVDSLVIRWPNGHIDTVQNLAANQFITVIENRCTSPAAYIDYEGSTIMCEGDTLPLFAPEGYAYLWSTGDTTRSILATDAGIYNVTVYNGSDCFGVSPSVSITLNPDATPTAEALGETRFCRGGAVFLLASEAEQYSWSTGDTTAFIEVTESGDYTVTTPGLCQEFTSEPVSVGVLESPVPEILSASVAGFEAEIIAAGDSILWYDSPDAADPFAAGNSLITPIETDTTFYAENLALYPGDLYLTGMREHQGGNYSGNQYNGAVIFDCLSPFTLQEVLVYTDTEGPRIIELQDAAGHVLLSRQVDIAPGLQVVPLDFDIAPGTDLALTTNTDFNVSQFGFNSARLRRSDQGVSYPYVVEDVVEIKNSNLGEDRYYYFFNWKIQRPGLACVSERVGISLVIVGTNEATAESAWLTVMPNPVSAQLEVQLPELQAESAVLKVYDATAQVVREYDVRRGDSLLKADMKALPAGLYFLQLADGRAQYAAKVLKQ from the coding sequence ATGACCAAATTTTACGCCCTGTTTCCTCTTTTCCTTGCCCTGGCCTTTCCCTCCTTCGGGCAGCTATCTTTTTCCAACGGCAACGGATTGTTGTCCAATTCCGGATTTCACAGCGGCGTGGCCATTGCCGTGGTGGATATGAACGGCGACGGCCTGGATGACATCGTGCGCCTGTCGCAGGGGCGGGCGCTGGAGATTGAGTTTCAACAAGCCGCCGGGGTTCCTTTTCTGAATTACACCTTCGGCAGCCTCTCCGGGCAAAGCCAGTGGAGTATGTGCGTGGCGGATGTGGACAACGACGGCTACAACGACGTGCTGGCCGGCGGCAGGTACGACGAGGTCAAGCTGGTGCGCGCCATGGAAAACGGGACGGCCTACGAAATGAGCACCCTGCCCGGCCCCGGGCTTTTCGTACAGGGTTCCAACCTGGCCGATATCAACAACGATGGCTGGATCGATTACTTCGCTTGCCACGATGACGGCGAAAGCCGCATCTGGCGCAATGATTCCACCGGCAACTTCTTGCCGGCCGACGAATGGATCGATATGGCCACCGTGCCGGCCTCCGACAATTCGGGCAACTACGGCAGCATCTGGACGGACTTCGACCTCGACGGCGACCTCGACCTCTACATCGCCAAGTGCCGCCAGGGGGTCAACAACCCCTCCGACCCGCGCCGCATCAACGCCCTCTACCTCAATACCGGAGAGAACAACTTCGTCGAAGCGGCCGACTCCTTTAACCTCAAGATCGGCGCGCAATCATGGACAGCTGATTTCCAGGATATCGACAACGACGGCGATTACGATTGCTTCATCACCAACCACGACGTGCCCAGCATGCTGCTGGAGAATGACGGCGCCGGCCATTTCACCGACATCACCGACGGCAGCGGCATCAACATAGCCGGCCTGCCCATTCAGGGGGTCATGCGGGATTTTGACAACGATGGCTTCGTAGACCTCCTCGTCGCCGGCACCCGGCAGCACCTCTTCCTCAATAATGGCGACAAGACCTTCACCGAGGCGCAGGGCGTTTTCGACAACAACCAGATGGAGTCCTTTGCCATCGGCGACCTCAACCACGACGGCTTCCTCGATGTCTATGGCGGTTATGCTCAGGTGTACACTACGCCCAGCAATATCGACGATGTGGTCTGGCTCAACGATGCGGCCAGCGGCAACCATTTCATCGCCGTAAGCCTGATCGGGGTAGAATGCAACCGCAACGGCATCGGCGCCCGCATCGAAGCCTACGGCCCCTGGGGCATTCAGGCCCGGGAAGTGCGCGCCGGAGAGAGCTATGGCATCATGAATTCCATGACCCAGCATTTCGGCCTGGGGGCATACGAAATGGTGGATTCCCTGGTCATCCGCTGGCCCAACGGCCATATCGATACGGTGCAAAACCTGGCCGCCAACCAGTTCATTACCGTCATTGAGAACAGATGTACTTCTCCAGCCGCATACATCGACTATGAAGGCAGTACTATAATGTGCGAAGGCGATACCCTGCCCCTATTTGCACCGGAAGGATATGCCTACCTGTGGAGCACCGGCGACACCACCCGCTCCATCCTGGCCACCGATGCCGGCATTTACAACGTGACGGTTTACAACGGGTCAGACTGCTTCGGCGTATCGCCCAGCGTGTCCATCACCCTCAATCCGGACGCGACTCCTACGGCCGAGGCGCTGGGAGAAACCCGATTCTGCCGGGGCGGGGCCGTTTTCCTGCTGGCTTCCGAGGCGGAGCAGTACAGTTGGTCGACCGGCGACACCACGGCATTTATCGAAGTGACGGAAAGCGGGGATTACACCGTAACTACCCCCGGCCTCTGCCAGGAGTTTACCTCCGAGCCGGTAAGCGTTGGCGTCCTCGAATCGCCTGTTCCGGAAATCTTGTCGGCAAGTGTTGCGGGTTTTGAGGCGGAAATCATTGCGGCCGGGGATAGCATACTCTGGTACGACAGCCCGGATGCTGCCGATCCCTTTGCTGCCGGCAATTCGCTGATCACTCCTATAGAAACGGACACTACTTTTTATGCAGAAAACCTCGCGCTTTACCCGGGGGATTTATACCTTACCGGCATGCGGGAGCACCAGGGCGGCAATTACAGCGGCAACCAGTACAACGGCGCGGTCATTTTCGATTGCCTCAGCCCTTTCACCCTGCAGGAGGTGCTGGTGTACACCGATACGGAAGGCCCCCGCATCATAGAATTGCAGGATGCCGCCGGCCATGTGCTGCTCAGCCGGCAGGTGGATATCGCGCCCGGCCTGCAGGTGGTGCCGCTGGATTTCGACATAGCCCCCGGCACGGATCTGGCTCTGACCACCAACACCGATTTCAATGTGAGCCAGTTTGGTTTCAACAGTGCGCGCCTGCGCCGCTCCGACCAGGGCGTTAGCTATCCCTACGTCGTGGAGGATGTGGTGGAGATCAAAAACTCCAACCTGGGCGAAGACCGCTATTACTATTTCTTCAACTGGAAAATCCAGCGGCCCGGCCTGGCATGCGTCAGCGAGCGGGTGGGTATTTCCCTGGTCATCGTTGGCACCAATGAAGCAACCGCAGAAAGCGCATGGCTGACGGTAATGCCCAATCCGGTATCCGCTCAGTTGGAAGTGCAGTTGCCGGAATTGCAGGCGGAGTCCGCCGTTTTGAAAGTATACGACGCTACGGCTCAGGTAGTGCGGGAATACGACGTCCGCCGGGGCGACTCGCTCTTAAAGGCAGATATGAAGGCGCTGCCGGCCGGGCTGTACTTCCTTCAGCTGGCGGATGGTAGGGCGCAGTATGCCGCCAAGGTGCTGAAGCAGTGA